One genomic segment of Candidatus Berkiella aquae includes these proteins:
- a CDS encoding ankyrin repeat domain-containing protein, with translation MADITQRHLNTQLERYCQLNGGMYNHVHVCAPDEPIPANFDIDTIILQKQGRTLVAYWHENGHVVEKALRSKNTTSIEKMLPSSGVSQSRKLINKIIDKYECNIAPNASFIESNGNCNGWSFLYPYYVSTGREREFKALRKYISKWKGQYEFEQLPAELRGQYQNGNEVFQQLINDLVWFQHSPNKLQLLYGGPAKRKLSQDDRKKQYSMLKLPGIVISDICYYGDRGVGDPATIRDENVIRVMEFYAQWPDSWIDFTIHIGGDHTVSAYITKDGKFKYYDSNNKDADVKELSARECLAAMKAEYVPYNLEVKVKRINLHKFHGPMVADVLNDNFKFKEYDPETAKLLLKNAFKSNQIEFAEFLLRDYITIERSAEFINKNRILTDINAETDRHLIDLLVRYGADVNQPVSDGGWTPLHIACLSGNDSVVKTLRRHHVDVNVSDASGATPLHYAAKFGNSSMMKYLISHEGNLDVVDRNGFNLLHYAASGKNIKAMREILSAGKIDINAQDNQGNTAMHYAVKMGMTTETAQRLNQVEMIKLLRQYKASLSIVNHNHEKPIDSASNPAAKAALAERILIRRDGMENVNLLNLPRVAGDRVPVKKSRSSSSASTSYASSSGPSSPASVASSSGPSTGASASSSSSARSRPMLLGSIPPGVVAAQSQQFEQSTKKTEEKPKGEQSIAQSEIKTKVAFFEEKIREQAPQPSTSRPKKI, from the coding sequence ATGGCAGACATTACCCAGAGACATCTCAATACGCAGTTAGAAAGATATTGTCAGTTAAACGGGGGTATGTATAACCACGTTCATGTTTGTGCTCCAGATGAGCCCATCCCGGCAAACTTCGATATTGATACCATTATTCTACAAAAGCAGGGCAGAACGCTTGTCGCCTATTGGCATGAAAATGGTCACGTCGTGGAAAAAGCGTTGCGTAGTAAAAATACAACAAGTATTGAAAAAATGTTACCGAGCTCTGGGGTTTCTCAAAGCAGAAAATTAATTAATAAAATTATTGATAAATATGAATGTAATATTGCTCCCAATGCAAGTTTTATTGAAAGCAACGGTAATTGTAATGGCTGGTCATTTCTTTATCCATACTACGTTAGCACTGGCCGAGAACGAGAATTTAAGGCGCTCAGAAAATATATCTCAAAGTGGAAGGGGCAATATGAGTTTGAACAATTGCCAGCTGAACTGCGAGGTCAATATCAAAATGGCAATGAGGTGTTCCAGCAACTCATCAATGACTTGGTTTGGTTTCAACATTCACCTAACAAATTGCAATTATTATATGGAGGTCCTGCTAAAAGAAAATTAAGTCAAGACGATCGTAAAAAACAATATAGTATGCTTAAGTTACCGGGCATTGTCATTTCTGATATTTGTTATTATGGAGATAGAGGGGTTGGAGATCCTGCAACGATTCGTGATGAAAATGTCATTCGAGTAATGGAATTTTATGCTCAATGGCCAGATTCGTGGATTGATTTTACTATCCATATTGGAGGCGATCATACGGTGAGCGCTTATATTACGAAGGATGGGAAATTTAAATATTATGATTCTAATAATAAAGATGCCGATGTAAAAGAGCTTTCTGCTAGAGAATGCCTTGCAGCAATGAAAGCCGAGTATGTTCCTTATAATTTAGAGGTCAAGGTTAAACGAATCAATTTACATAAATTTCATGGTCCCATGGTTGCTGATGTCTTAAATGATAATTTTAAATTTAAAGAGTATGATCCAGAAACTGCTAAACTGTTATTAAAAAATGCCTTTAAGTCAAATCAAATTGAATTCGCAGAATTTCTTTTAAGAGATTATATTACGATAGAAAGAAGTGCTGAATTCATTAATAAAAATCGAATATTGACTGATATTAATGCAGAAACTGATAGACATCTGATAGATCTGCTGGTTCGCTATGGGGCTGATGTCAATCAACCTGTCTCAGATGGTGGGTGGACACCCTTACACATTGCGTGTCTGTCAGGTAATGATTCGGTAGTAAAAACATTGAGACGTCATCATGTTGATGTTAATGTTTCAGATGCATCTGGAGCAACTCCGTTGCATTATGCTGCAAAATTTGGCAATAGTAGTATGATGAAGTATCTTATTTCTCATGAAGGCAATCTGGATGTAGTCGATCGCAATGGCTTTAATTTGTTACACTATGCGGCATCAGGAAAGAATATCAAAGCAATGCGTGAGATTTTAAGTGCCGGAAAAATTGATATCAATGCGCAAGATAATCAAGGCAATACGGCTATGCATTATGCCGTTAAAATGGGCATGACGACAGAAACCGCACAACGGTTAAATCAAGTGGAAATGATTAAACTGCTTCGTCAGTATAAAGCCAGTCTGAGTATTGTGAATCACAATCATGAGAAACCAATAGATAGCGCTTCCAACCCCGCAGCAAAAGCGGCTTTGGCAGAAAGAATACTGATTAGAAGAGATGGAATGGAAAATGTAAACTTATTGAATTTGCCTCGAGTGGCGGGTGATAGAGTGCCTGTTAAAAAAAGTCGTTCATCTTCATCAGCGAGCACTTCTTATGCCTCCTCTTCGGGGCCATCGTCTCCTGCTTCAGTTGCCTCTTCCTCTGGTCCTTCTACTGGAGCTTCAGCTTCCTCCTCTTCAAGTGCGCGCAGTCGTCCCATGCTTTTAGGGAGTATCCCACCTGGTGTTGTAGCGGCTCAAAGCCAACAGTTTGAACAATCCACCAAAAAAACTGAAGAAAAACCCAAAGGTGAACAGAGTATTGCGCAATCGGAGATTAAAACCAAGGTAGCCTTTTTTGAGGAAAAAATTCGAGAACAAGCCCCGCAACCTAGCACGAGTAGGCCCAAGAAAATATAA
- a CDS encoding DJ-1/PfpI/YhbO family deglycase/protease, producing the protein MANELTGFKIAMLVTDGFEQSEMTEPKKALEAAHAKVDIISPNKQTVKGWQHTHWGDEFNVDANLDATNAKNYDALVLPGGVMNPDKLRIEPKAIAFIKNFVDDKKPIAAICHGPWTLIEAGGVKGKTVTSWPSIQSDLRNAGATWVDKQVVRDGQLVTSRKPDDLPAFNEEMIKMIAESKSNKKLARKHGEGFNAK; encoded by the coding sequence ATGGCTAATGAATTAACAGGTTTTAAAATTGCAATGTTAGTGACAGATGGTTTTGAACAATCAGAAATGACTGAACCTAAAAAAGCATTAGAGGCAGCACACGCTAAAGTCGATATCATCTCTCCCAATAAGCAAACGGTAAAAGGATGGCAACATACGCATTGGGGTGATGAATTTAATGTAGATGCTAACCTAGATGCAACTAATGCAAAAAACTATGATGCTTTGGTTTTACCTGGTGGCGTCATGAATCCTGATAAATTACGAATCGAACCTAAAGCCATCGCTTTTATCAAAAATTTTGTCGATGATAAAAAACCCATTGCTGCTATTTGTCATGGTCCTTGGACACTAATTGAAGCAGGTGGGGTAAAAGGTAAAACGGTAACCTCTTGGCCCTCAATCCAAAGCGATTTAAGAAATGCAGGTGCAACATGGGTTGATAAGCAAGTTGTTAGAGATGGTCAATTGGTCACCAGCAGAAAACCTGATGATCTACCCGCATTTAACGAAGAAATGATTAAAATGATTGCTGAATCGAAATCTAATAAAAAATTAGCGAGAAAACATGGAGAGGGTTTCAATGCAAAATAG
- a CDS encoding SDR family oxidoreductase — MERVSMQNRVAIVTGGAQGIGKAITKEFLIQKMTVIVVDEDKTAGKELQNEYATLGSILFYPIDINKENEIKKLNAYVKKHFGKLDALVNNAGIFKKEPIENLSLKKWQQILNTNLTSVFLMSKYFTPLLKKSHGSIINIASTRALMSEPHTEAYAASKGGIVALTHAMAISLGPEIRVNCISPGWIETSEWQKSSHREKSKHSKEDKTQHPVGRVGNPEDIASLVLYLSEEKASFITGANFVIDGGMTRKMIYV, encoded by the coding sequence ATGGAGAGGGTTTCAATGCAAAATAGGGTTGCAATTGTCACAGGAGGGGCACAGGGAATTGGTAAAGCCATTACCAAAGAGTTTTTAATTCAAAAAATGACGGTGATAGTGGTTGATGAAGATAAAACGGCTGGCAAGGAACTTCAAAATGAATATGCAACTCTAGGCTCCATTCTTTTTTACCCCATAGATATCAACAAAGAAAACGAAATTAAAAAACTCAATGCTTATGTAAAAAAGCATTTTGGAAAATTAGATGCACTTGTCAATAATGCAGGTATATTTAAAAAAGAACCGATTGAAAATCTCTCTCTCAAAAAATGGCAACAGATTCTCAATACGAATCTCACTAGTGTTTTTTTAATGAGCAAATATTTTACTCCTCTGCTGAAAAAATCGCACGGCTCTATTATTAACATTGCGTCTACACGTGCTCTCATGTCTGAACCCCATACTGAAGCCTATGCTGCATCTAAAGGAGGAATTGTCGCTTTAACCCATGCCATGGCGATAAGCTTGGGACCTGAAATAAGAGTAAATTGTATTAGCCCGGGTTGGATAGAAACCAGTGAATGGCAAAAATCAAGTCATCGCGAAAAATCTAAGCATTCAAAGGAAGATAAAACTCAACACCCCGTCGGCAGGGTCGGAAATCCAGAAGATATCGCATCGCTTGTGCTTTATTTATCAGAAGAAAAGGCCTCATTTATTACTGGGGCTAATTTTGTAATTGATGGAGGCATGACAAGAAAAATGATTTATGTTTAG
- a CDS encoding cell envelope integrity protein TolA encodes MKLLAEFPNLEFVTDKIDDPKVIEKVQQKLNKMFAENEAFRALLESIKSKYSELFTIHLSTNFTDGTFVSLNQDKTGGMIHASSVNAEGIIRGIVFELCNADNENLCEVNDFRKYNSSHAFAKAVEVAEYDTVRRLNWIFYGLTADGSSQEDLEFMKQQNNDSLRRGGLTHFDGYRMAWLNYHIYQNNPDGLLFRLASLPNKMRMTAEHKKLLDEKRAIEATRKETSTQAIESEVQAERERITAHENVVKTKELCHAYKAQTLDLKNELQVREARGKALAEVEQRAQEEIRQLEAEIAKLQAQQEIGIGKSYEKSSRRSFCNIL; translated from the coding sequence ATGAAATTACTTGCAGAATTTCCCAATTTAGAATTTGTGACAGATAAAATTGACGATCCGAAAGTCATTGAGAAGGTTCAACAAAAACTGAACAAAATGTTTGCAGAAAATGAAGCATTTCGGGCATTATTAGAATCCATTAAATCGAAATATAGTGAACTTTTTACAATCCATTTATCAACAAACTTTACCGATGGAACTTTTGTTAGTCTTAATCAGGATAAAACTGGTGGAATGATTCACGCCTCATCGGTAAATGCTGAAGGAATTATACGAGGAATCGTTTTTGAGCTTTGTAATGCCGATAATGAAAATTTATGTGAAGTTAATGATTTTCGCAAATATAACAGCAGTCATGCTTTTGCTAAAGCAGTCGAAGTTGCTGAATACGATACTGTTCGTCGTTTAAACTGGATTTTTTACGGTTTAACAGCGGATGGTTCTTCCCAAGAAGATTTAGAATTCATGAAACAACAGAATAACGATAGCTTAAGAAGAGGCGGTTTAACGCATTTTGATGGTTATCGAATGGCATGGTTAAACTATCATATCTATCAAAATAATCCTGATGGTTTGTTATTCAGATTGGCTAGCTTGCCTAATAAAATGAGAATGACAGCAGAACACAAGAAACTCCTTGACGAGAAAAGAGCAATTGAAGCGACTCGAAAAGAAACAAGCACACAAGCGATTGAAAGTGAAGTGCAAGCTGAACGTGAGCGCATTACTGCTCATGAAAATGTTGTTAAAACTAAAGAACTCTGCCATGCTTATAAAGCACAAACTCTGGATTTGAAAAACGAATTGCAAGTTAGAGAAGCCAGAGGAAAAGCTCTAGCAGAAGTAGAACAACGTGCTCAAGAAGAAATACGCCAACTAGAAGCAGAAATTGCTAAGTTACAAGCTCAGCAAGAGATTGGTATCGGTAAGAGCTATGAAAAATCTTCAAGGCGCTCGTTCTGTAACATACTTTAA
- a CDS encoding GNAT family N-acetyltransferase — MKKTLNSLESNQLLYRAFEMSDASRIFELLQEKEIVDNTLSIPYPYQKGMAEEWISTHQTQLALNDYKYAVILKEANLLIGAIEIVVTEDFNHGCLGYWLGIPYWGKGYGTEMVARIIQFGFEDLKLHRIYSEHFDSNIRSARVMEKNGMIQEGILREHKIKDGKFVNSNIKGILTTEWQKSF; from the coding sequence ATGAAAAAAACATTAAATAGTTTAGAATCTAACCAATTATTGTATCGCGCATTTGAGATGTCTGATGCGTCAAGAATATTTGAATTACTACAAGAAAAGGAAATCGTTGATAATACATTGAGCATTCCATACCCATACCAAAAAGGAATGGCTGAAGAATGGATTAGCACACATCAAACTCAACTTGCCTTAAATGATTATAAATATGCCGTTATATTGAAAGAAGCAAATTTGCTGATTGGTGCGATTGAGATAGTCGTTACAGAAGATTTTAATCATGGCTGTTTAGGTTATTGGTTGGGAATCCCTTACTGGGGTAAAGGTTATGGGACAGAAATGGTTGCAAGAATCATTCAATTTGGATTTGAAGATCTAAAACTTCACCGTATTTATAGTGAACACTTTGATAGTAATATCCGAAGTGCACGTGTTATGGAAAAAAATGGCATGATTCAAGAGGGTATACTGAGAGAACACAAAATAAAGGATGGCAAATTTGTGAATTCAAATATTAAAGGTATTTTAACGACAGAATGGCAAAAATCATTTTGA
- a CDS encoding VOC family protein: protein MIKGMNHVTLAVLDINISFTFYTTVLGLQPLVKWDKGAYFVIGDQAKGAGFWFCLNVDEKREPNPCYTHYAFTVSKTDFDAMSAKILASGAHIFKENTSLGESLYFLDPDEHKLEIHVGNYQERIAAKKAHLGEWEEVEWFV from the coding sequence ATGATTAAAGGGATGAACCATGTGACGCTTGCCGTTCTTGATATCAATATTTCTTTTACTTTTTATACGACGGTCCTTGGTTTGCAACCCTTGGTGAAATGGGATAAAGGAGCCTATTTTGTAATAGGTGATCAAGCTAAGGGAGCCGGTTTTTGGTTTTGCTTAAATGTTGATGAAAAACGAGAACCCAATCCTTGTTATACGCATTATGCTTTTACTGTTTCCAAAACAGATTTTGATGCCATGTCTGCCAAAATACTTGCTTCGGGAGCTCATATATTTAAAGAAAATACGTCTCTTGGTGAATCACTGTATTTTCTTGATCCAGATGAACATAAGCTTGAGATCCATGTGGGCAATTATCAAGAAAGGATAGCAGCTAAAAAAGCGCATTTAGGCGAGTGGGAAGAGGTGGAATGGTTTGTATAA
- a CDS encoding PDDEXK nuclease domain-containing protein: MEKLKNKNHISIGKQSFPEFSQDSVYKDLLADIKKRYQIARLKAAHAVNQELIQFYWHLGKQIIEKQAQAIWGSKFLEQLSHDLQSAFPGSGMSVRNLKFMRQFAQLYPDEIGKQPVSQLPWGHIIVLMQRIKEPETRDWYTNNTIQNGISRSILLMQIETGLYERQGRSDHKTSNYLKKLAPPQSDMAHEMLKDPYKLDFLSVREEAHEKELEHALTHHIRDFLIELGQGFAFVGSQVPVTINSKNYFIDMLFYHLKLRCYIVVELKVVDFEPEFAGKLGFYLAAIDNNLRHQTDHKTIGLLLCKSKDKIVAEYALQNIDAPIGVSEFVLSKALPKELKDNLPPIEELEAELSISEDE, from the coding sequence ATGGAAAAACTAAAAAATAAAAACCATATAAGTATTGGCAAACAATCTTTTCCTGAGTTTAGCCAGGATTCAGTTTATAAAGACCTTTTGGCTGACATTAAAAAACGTTATCAAATTGCACGACTTAAGGCTGCACATGCAGTCAATCAGGAGCTTATTCAGTTCTATTGGCATCTGGGTAAGCAGATAATCGAAAAGCAAGCTCAAGCAATTTGGGGGAGTAAATTTTTAGAACAATTATCCCATGATTTGCAGAGTGCATTTCCTGGCTCTGGTATGTCAGTTAGAAATCTAAAATTTATGCGTCAATTCGCCCAGTTATACCCAGATGAAATTGGGAAACAGCCTGTTTCCCAATTACCATGGGGGCATATCATCGTATTGATGCAACGAATTAAAGAGCCAGAAACAAGGGATTGGTATACCAATAATACTATCCAGAATGGCATTTCACGCAGCATCCTTTTAATGCAAATTGAAACAGGTCTTTATGAAAGACAAGGAAGATCAGATCATAAAACGAGCAATTATCTAAAGAAGCTTGCTCCGCCTCAGTCTGATATGGCTCATGAAATGCTCAAAGATCCTTATAAACTTGATTTTTTATCTGTTAGAGAAGAGGCCCATGAAAAAGAGCTAGAACACGCGTTAACGCATCATATTCGCGATTTTCTTATTGAACTAGGGCAGGGCTTTGCTTTTGTAGGTTCTCAGGTACCAGTTACCATTAATAGTAAAAATTATTTTATTGATATGTTGTTTTATCATCTTAAACTTCGTTGTTATATTGTAGTCGAACTTAAAGTAGTTGATTTTGAACCTGAATTTGCAGGTAAACTGGGGTTCTACCTTGCTGCCATTGATAACAATCTACGTCATCAAACCGATCACAAAACCATTGGGTTATTGCTATGTAAATCTAAAGATAAAATTGTCGCTGAGTATGCGCTTCAAAATATAGATGCACCTATTGGTGTATCAGAATTCGTTCTTTCCAAAGCTTTACCAAAAGAATTAAAAGATAATTTACCTCCCATTGAAGAACTGGAAGCAGAACTTAGCATTTCTGAAGATGAATAA
- a CDS encoding DUF1622 domain-containing protein — translation MDFHQILVFIQHGISLAGIVIIFIGVLIALAQYFYHLFVSKFIQENDYVNGIRLRLGRVLTLGLEFIVASDLIGTMTTPDYYSVGILVIIVIIRTVLSYTLNREIENLTKDNQSKLKPSV, via the coding sequence ATGGATTTTCATCAAATTTTGGTTTTTATCCAGCATGGCATTTCCTTGGCAGGTATTGTCATTATCTTTATTGGCGTGCTAATAGCTCTTGCACAATATTTTTACCACCTTTTCGTTAGTAAGTTCATTCAAGAAAATGATTATGTGAATGGCATTCGTTTACGTTTAGGGCGAGTATTAACGTTAGGATTAGAATTTATCGTTGCTTCGGATTTAATTGGAACCATGACGACGCCTGATTATTATTCTGTCGGTATTCTGGTCATTATTGTTATTATCCGGACAGTGCTGAGTTATACCTTAAATCGCGAGATTGAAAATCTAACTAAAGATAATCAATCTAAATTAAAGCCAAGCGTGTAA
- a CDS encoding HD domain-containing phosphohydrolase produces the protein MFRRKKTDNFQIKIRFVNKEEYFNVTLIPLLNGKNEVYKIIGLTHNLTDHILNEKNLKKLNSSLEKTIDALATLEEYRDPYTAGHQRRVCDLAKTIAKTCGLDEQQVHWLRSASLLHDIGKNHVPSAILTKPTRLTPAEYEIIREHVESGYQILKIIDFPGNVAEIVYQHHEFIDGSGYPRGLKENEICIEAKILTVADIVEAMASHRPYRASRGIDVALDQIRMWQGTKLDTKIVDTCIQVFNEGYQFIEYNKPLSQIVIEESLSRE, from the coding sequence ATGTTTAGAAGAAAAAAAACTGATAATTTTCAAATAAAAATTCGTTTTGTAAATAAAGAAGAATATTTTAATGTGACATTAATACCTTTGCTAAATGGCAAAAATGAAGTTTATAAAATTATTGGTCTTACTCATAATTTGACCGATCATATTTTAAATGAGAAGAATTTAAAAAAATTAAATTCTTCCTTAGAAAAAACTATTGACGCGCTTGCTACCTTAGAGGAGTATCGTGATCCTTACACTGCAGGTCATCAACGTCGAGTATGTGATTTAGCCAAAACAATTGCAAAGACTTGTGGATTAGATGAACAACAGGTTCATTGGTTACGTTCTGCATCTCTATTACATGACATTGGAAAAAATCATGTTCCGTCCGCTATTCTTACTAAACCAACACGCTTGACTCCTGCTGAATACGAGATCATAAGAGAGCATGTAGAGTCAGGATATCAAATTTTAAAGATTATAGATTTTCCTGGAAACGTAGCTGAAATTGTTTATCAACATCATGAGTTTATAGATGGATCAGGATATCCAAGAGGTTTAAAAGAAAATGAAATCTGTATAGAGGCAAAAATTTTAACAGTTGCTGATATTGTAGAAGCCATGGCTTCACACCGACCTTATCGAGCAAGTAGAGGAATTGATGTAGCTTTAGATCAGATTCGCATGTGGCAAGGAACTAAACTTGATACCAAAATTGTAGATACATGCATTCAAGTATTTAATGAGGGTTATCAATTTATCGAATATAACAAACCACTTTCTCAAATAGTAATTGAAGAATCGCTAAGTAGAGAATAA
- a CDS encoding PAS domain-containing protein: MYDNKKCDKNMEHSKLIEVNAIFLAIIENTYDAIFIFDVTPSKVCQISWWNKICVKQTGINEKDAIGKTIHEIFPERLHDLLTQGLAKCLEEKKLIIFK, encoded by the coding sequence ATGTATGATAATAAAAAATGCGATAAAAATATGGAACATTCTAAATTAATTGAAGTTAATGCGATTTTTTTGGCGATTATCGAAAATACTTATGATGCGATCTTTATATTTGATGTCACTCCTAGTAAAGTTTGTCAAATATCATGGTGGAATAAAATATGCGTGAAACAAACCGGCATTAATGAGAAGGACGCAATTGGTAAAACTATTCATGAAATTTTTCCCGAACGATTACATGATTTGCTTACGCAGGGCTTGGCAAAATGTTTAGAAGAAAAAAAACTGATAATTTTCAAATAA
- a CDS encoding integration host factor subunit alpha, producing MALTKAEISESLADALGMNKRDAKDMVELLFEEVRQALERGESVKISGFGNFDLRDKSERPGRNPKTGQDIPISARRVVTFKPGQKLKARVERFEGSPESQDTDYEG from the coding sequence ATGGCTTTAACTAAAGCAGAAATATCTGAATCGCTTGCTGACGCGTTAGGCATGAACAAGCGAGATGCCAAGGATATGGTCGAGCTTCTTTTTGAAGAGGTAAGACAAGCCTTAGAACGCGGAGAATCGGTTAAAATTTCAGGCTTTGGTAATTTTGATTTGCGGGACAAAAGTGAACGCCCTGGCCGCAATCCTAAAACGGGACAAGATATCCCAATTAGTGCGCGCCGCGTGGTAACTTTTAAGCCTGGTCAAAAGCTCAAAGCACGTGTTGAACGCTTTGAAGGTTCACCAGAAAGCCAAGATACTGACTATGAAGGCTAA
- the pheT gene encoding phenylalanine--tRNA ligase subunit beta translates to MKFSEKWLREWVNPSLTTEQLSEQLTMAGLEVDSVEKTAQDTLIEVDLTPNRGDCLSILGIAREVAALNKLNVTAHKIPTIKPSIEKTFEVEIQAQAECPRYVGRLVRDIRQDAVTPAWLVEHLAASDIGSLHPVVDILNFVMLELGQPMHAFDADKLSGTIEVRLAKKNETIKLLDQQKVILQPDTLVIADQKAAHAMAGIMGGFESAVSESTVNLFLESALFSAELIAGKARRYGLHTDSSFRFERGVDPQLQTQAIERATHLILEICGGNAGPITEVQKPEFLPKQAKIVLHHSRVQKMLGESLAPENVKEILHRMGCKVIEGTHKAEDKQWEVLPPSYRYDLNGEIDLVEEVVRIIGYNNVPTHAPLAHLEFIKTPQSQVPVSRIKRALVDLGYQEVITYSFVDDNLQKQLFPQQSALPLLNPISADMGVMRVSLWPGLLSTLIYNQNRQQTRLKIFEVGMCFHQHKDKLEQKNWVGGLISGTVTQENWDGKPRIADFFDAKLPIEHLWHWLGHKDKLTFVATEHSACHPGQCAAIQTGNQVIGTVGRLHPRIQKELGIDHPVYLFEMEQKAISLAPMLHFERPSKFPEIRRDIAVIVDEKILGADLINYVRKSADSVLREISIFDVYAGKGIDSGRKSIAIGLILQHPSRTLVDQEVDEIILSIVNGLEKEFSAKLRD, encoded by the coding sequence GTGAAATTCAGTGAAAAATGGTTGCGGGAATGGGTAAATCCGTCGTTAACTACCGAGCAGCTATCAGAACAGTTAACCATGGCGGGTTTAGAAGTTGATAGCGTTGAGAAAACAGCGCAAGACACTTTAATTGAAGTGGATTTAACCCCTAATCGAGGCGATTGTCTTAGTATTTTAGGCATTGCCAGAGAAGTTGCTGCTTTAAATAAATTAAATGTGACTGCTCATAAAATTCCTACAATCAAACCAAGCATCGAAAAAACCTTTGAGGTGGAGATCCAAGCCCAAGCTGAATGTCCACGGTATGTAGGGCGTTTAGTTCGTGATATTCGACAAGATGCTGTAACACCTGCTTGGTTAGTAGAACACTTAGCAGCAAGTGATATTGGTTCATTGCATCCTGTTGTCGATATTTTGAATTTTGTGATGCTGGAATTAGGTCAGCCGATGCATGCTTTTGATGCTGACAAGCTTTCAGGAACCATTGAAGTTCGGTTAGCGAAAAAGAATGAAACGATTAAACTACTTGATCAACAAAAAGTTATTTTACAACCAGATACACTCGTCATTGCGGATCAAAAAGCGGCCCATGCCATGGCAGGTATTATGGGTGGCTTTGAGAGTGCGGTGAGTGAATCAACCGTTAATCTCTTTTTAGAAAGCGCATTATTTAGTGCTGAACTTATTGCCGGTAAAGCACGCCGTTATGGCTTACATACCGATTCATCATTTCGTTTTGAGCGCGGTGTTGATCCACAGTTACAGACGCAAGCGATAGAACGTGCAACCCACTTAATTCTAGAAATTTGTGGCGGCAATGCAGGCCCTATCACTGAGGTACAAAAACCGGAATTTTTACCTAAACAGGCAAAAATTGTATTACATCATTCCAGAGTGCAAAAAATGTTAGGTGAAAGTTTAGCACCTGAAAATGTCAAAGAAATTTTGCACCGCATGGGCTGCAAAGTGATAGAGGGTACTCATAAGGCAGAAGATAAGCAGTGGGAAGTTTTACCGCCTTCTTATCGTTATGATTTAAACGGTGAAATTGATTTAGTTGAAGAAGTGGTGCGTATCATTGGCTACAATAATGTGCCAACGCATGCGCCTTTAGCACATCTTGAATTTATTAAGACTCCTCAGTCGCAAGTTCCTGTTAGCCGGATAAAAAGGGCTTTAGTGGATTTAGGTTATCAAGAAGTCATTACCTATAGTTTTGTTGATGATAATTTGCAAAAACAACTTTTCCCGCAACAATCTGCCTTACCGCTATTAAACCCTATTTCAGCGGATATGGGGGTGATGCGGGTGAGTTTATGGCCGGGACTACTCAGTACGTTGATTTATAATCAAAATCGCCAACAAACACGCCTCAAGATATTTGAAGTTGGGATGTGTTTCCACCAGCACAAAGATAAGCTGGAACAAAAAAATTGGGTAGGTGGTTTAATCAGCGGGACGGTCACACAAGAAAACTGGGATGGCAAACCTCGGATTGCGGATTTTTTTGATGCCAAATTACCGATTGAGCATCTATGGCACTGGCTGGGACATAAAGACAAGCTGACATTTGTCGCAACCGAGCATAGTGCTTGTCATCCAGGTCAATGTGCGGCAATACAGACGGGTAATCAAGTGATTGGTACGGTAGGCCGCTTGCATCCCCGCATTCAAAAAGAATTGGGGATAGACCATCCGGTATATTTATTTGAGATGGAACAAAAAGCTATTAGCCTGGCACCGATGCTTCATTTTGAACGTCCTTCTAAATTTCCAGAAATTCGACGAGACATCGCTGTCATTGTGGATGAAAAGATTTTGGGCGCTGATTTAATCAATTACGTCAGAAAATCAGCTGACTCTGTTTTGAGGGAGATATCCATCTTTGACGTTTACGCTGGTAAAGGCATTGATTCTGGAAGAAAAAGTATCGCGATCGGATTGATTTTACAACATCCTTCACGCACTCTAGTAGATCAAGAAGTTGACGAAATTATCCTGTCTATCGTTAACGGATTAGAAAAGGAATTTAGTGCCAAACTTAGGGATTGA